A DNA window from Archocentrus centrarchus isolate MPI-CPG fArcCen1 chromosome 15, fArcCen1, whole genome shotgun sequence contains the following coding sequences:
- the LOC115792950 gene encoding zinc finger CCHC domain-containing protein 12-like, whose translation MEVVQQSNVKIPNSVIVSGLSGTEADEELFDFLKQYGSIQRIIPVNTPGTDRGKQVIVEYVHGTAVQSLSSLLPHKVLSKTLTDVLYLIEALPAVYTPVVSKTATQTYLAELRDIAKQTGKDFATVLREELTSIGKAVDSDNTDTQAEHMEPDLPDTPDSHVPVAAVQVSSQPCGAPEQQIQPPGWSWSPPPVPSEKRATALSFADVSPPELQKVIVEHIVRTEDAATQMMHNSPRLRPFSGRCPRPSNEVDYETWRSNVELLLKDTRQPDLQKARRLLESLSSPAIDIVKHLTFESPPSVYLEILDSAYGTVEDGDDLFAKYLNTMQNHGEEPSTYLQRLQVMLNTTFRRGGVGAGDLDRQLLKQFIRGCWDNHLIAELQLEQKKQNPPTFAGLLLLLRTAEDKRASKASRMKQHLSASRPRVLSHYQGVAPCSLETYPPSLSVDHSTPEIQQIKKQIADLQSQLTRFTQKSSERAEKTQPLKLKAPNSTTVKPPLDSSRLHKIQAPDQVTNNSRNRPKAWYCFRCGEDGHIKPQCESEPNPSLVALKRRQLKERQLAWDTRKGITDCDTLN comes from the coding sequence ATGGAAGTCGTGCAGCAGAGTAATGTGAAAATTCCCAATTCAGTGATAGTCAGTGGGTTGTCTGGTACAGAAGCTGATGAAGAACTGTTTGATTTCCTCAAGCAGTATGGTTCCATACAAAGAATAATACCAGTAAACACCCCAGGTACAGATCGAGGTAAGCAGGTCATCGTGGAATATGTACATggcacagctgttcagtcattATCATCTTTGTTGCCACACAAGGTGTTATCTAAGACACTGACAGACGTTCTGTATCTTATTGAGGCCCTACCTGCTGTATACACACCAGTAGTCAGTAAGACAGCTACACAGACTTACCTTGCAGAGCTAAGAGACATAGCCAAACAGACTGGTAAAGATTTTGCCACTGTTTTAAGAGAAGAACTCACTTCCATCGGTAAAGCTGTTGACTCTGACAACACAGACACCCAAGCAGAGCACATGGAACCAGACCTACCTGACACTCCAGACTCACATGTCCCAGTGGCTGCTGTGCAAGTTAGTTCTCAACCTTGTGGTGCTCCAGAACAGCAGATTCAGCCACCGGGGTGGAGTTGGTCCCCACCACCAGTGCCTAGCGAGAAAAGGGCAACTGCTCTAAGCTTTGCTGATGTCAGTCCGCCTGAACTACAGAAGGTAATAGTGGAGCATATAGTGCGGACAGAAGATGCTGCTACACAGATGATGCACAACTCCCCAAGACTCAGGCCTTTTTCTGGGCGGTGCCCTCGTCCCAGCAATGAAGTAGATTACGAGACTTGGCGGTCTAATGTTGAACTTCTTTTAAAAGATACCAGACAACCAGATCTTCAGAAGGCACGGCGACTTTTGGAAAGTCTGTCGTCCCCTGCTATTGACATAGTGAAACATCTGACATTCGAATCACCTCCCAGTGTGTACTTAGAAATCCTCGACTCTGCCTATGGTACAGTTGAGGATGGTGATGATCTCTTTGCAAAGTACCTCAATACCATGCAAAATCATGGTGAGGAGCCCTCAACCTACCTCCAGCGATTACAGGTGATGTTGAATACCACCTTCAGGAGGGGAGGTGTAGGTGCAGGAGACCTTGACAGACAACTTCTCAAGCAGTTTATAAGAGGATGTTGGGACAATCATTTAATAGCTGAACTACAGCTGGAGCAAAAGAAGCAAAATCCACCCACCTTTGCAGGACTGCTTCTCCTGCTTCGCACTGCAGAAGATAAGCGTGCTTCCAAAGCATCCCGCATGAAACAGCACTTAAGTGCTTCAAGGCCAAGAGTGCTTTCGCACTACCAAGGCGTTGCTCCATGTAGCCTAGAAACATACCCTCCGTCACTTTCAGTAGACCACTCTACACCTGAAATCCAGCAAATAAAGAAGCAGATTGCTGATCTGCAGTCTCAGCTCACACGGTTCACTCAGAAAAGTAGTGAAAGAGCTGAAAAGACACAACCTCTCAAGCTAAAAGCTCCCAACTCAACAACAGTCAAACCCCCGCTTGACAGCTCAAGGTTGCATAAGATCCAAGCCCCTGACCAAGTCACAAACAACTCAAGAAACCGACCTAAAGCCTGGTATTGCTTTAGGTGTGGTGAAGATGGGCATATCAAACCACAATGTGAAAGTGAACCAAATCCCTCTTTAGTGGCTTTAAAAAGGAGGCAACTGAAGGAAAGACAACTAGCATGGGACACTAGGAAAGGGATCACAGATTGTGACACTTTAAACTAG
- the fam83b gene encoding protein FAM83B, with product MESPEFSLLSSLRGEFKSEDFIQPHYKESYRLALDRLVSGGRDGYLEFLKGERIGSFLSEDELHFISQNVQHLPPQTHTEEINAPSETQSSSGTYWPIHSDVDTPDLDLGWPEVLHEMLQTNIDLLFHPPRQNSPTIKEVIRKHIQDARQVIAIVMDRFTDVDIFKEIVDASIRGVPVYVLLDDYHLKSFLTMAENQDVKFQQLRNMRVRTVKGQDYRCRSGAKFHGAMEQKFLLADCHTAIYGSYSFTWSFEKINLSMVQLITGHLVKSYDEEFRTLYARSTVPPELCPPEGLLQPHGPQILPKSHSAPKLVRRDKLRHSLDTVYRKTCERNLMPRDYEERLFEEEENTHRPLMENGFGVHEFQSVEEMNFLKRHSYAGERQDGYIPQNTRARGSNWNISRDPGNVTTNYAMDNYLQVPQMYRGQNFRQSYNGSDKQVLSMQQNLPTLEKSSKSFMRTWRIESYLNNPDVPFGDSSDYLDQFEPGEHANFMQGRMRSSLALRPTPEQLEPNRYVNTSTSVGPYAAHNNALHYSSMQWNPTGAVDNRLKNEALMFQRQSVLLSNDFPNNAGYDAGRNSYHSYANLGQARGGQIITNPNILSDSWGKRHSVADPRSSTHESSNHMYGAFARMQVDQSNAGMNAQSAGHGSNLTEDQRSISHHDVKSMTSTKSPSGNIWHEPLARTMSAAILDVKSKDLTDKSNRTGSSPLLKMSSKKTTSLLKIPEKKEDSVRNTKTPSLTSADSSDTITAEDEEKTSVVEQRHPQKTSIPVRSQSEHQRNKVEDLKSSKPQFQTEEQQQTLQSSFPKTTTQKKPSVLDKNVRPGFNAGSWSKERGAENRLYSRFEPFCSFEKKVPSNSFRNKHSQEKSKSLPKSEVAIEHNITRAARGHHENKLEKFFQRMGNLIHKNK from the exons ATGGAGTCTCCAGAATTTTCCCTGTTGTCATCCTTGAGAGGTGAATTCAAATCAGAGGATTTCATTCAGCCTCACTATAAGGAGTCATATCGCTTGGCACTCGATCGCCTGGTGAGCGGTGGCAGAGACGGTTACCTGGAGTTCCTTAAAGGAGAACGGATCGGGAGCTTTCTTTCTGAGGATGAGCTGCACTTCATCAGTCAAAACGTGCAACACCTCCCACCTCAAACCCACACAGAGGAAATCAATGCTCCATCAGAAACCCAATCATCCTCCGGGACGTACTGGCCCATCCACTCAGATGTGGACACCCCAGATTTGGACTTAGGGTGGCCGGAGGTCTTGCATGAAATGCTGCAGACCAATATAGATCTGTTGTTTCATCCCCCGAGACAAAACAGCCCAACAATCAAAGAAGTGATCCGGAAGCATATTCAAGATGCAAGACAG GTCATTGCCATTGTGATGGACAGATTCACCGATGTGGATATATTCAAAGAAATTGTCGATGCTTCTATACGAGGAGTCCCCGTCTATGTTCTTTTGGATGACTACCATTTGAAAAGTTTCCTGACGATGGCAGAAAATCAAGATGTAAAATTTCAACAGCTCAGA AACATGAGGGTGCGCACCGTGAAAGGTCAGGATTACCGCTGTCGGTCAGGAGCTAAATTTCATGGAGCAATGGAGCAGAAGTTTCTTTTAGCTGACTGTCACACAGCAATTTATGGCTCATACAg TTTCACTTGGTCCTTTGAGAAGATCAATCTGAGCATGGTTCAGCTCATCACAGGCCATCTCGTGAAGTCCTATGACGAGGAGTTTCGTACCCTCTACGCCCGATCGACTGTGCCACCCGAACTGTGTCCTCCGGAGGGTCTGCTTCAACCACATGGGCCACAGATTTTACCAAAATCTCATTCGGCCCCAAAACTTGTGCGGAGGGATAAGTTGAGGCACAGTCTGGACACAGTCTATCGGAAGACTTGTGAGAGGAACCTTATGCCGAGGGATTATGAAGAGAGGCTGTTTGAAGAGGAAGAGAACACACATAGGCCCTTGATGGAAAAtggctttggtgttcatgaattTCAATCTGTGGAGGAAATGAACTTCTTGAAAAGACACAGCTATGCTGGGGAGAGACAAGATGGATACATCCCACAGAACACCAGGGCCAGAGGAAGCAACTGGAATATCTCTAGAGATCCAGGAAATGTAACAACCAACTACGCTATGGACAATTATTTACAAGTGCCACAGATGTACAGAGGTCAAAACTTCCGTCAGTCTTACAACGGAAGTGACAAACAAGTTCTATCCATGCAACAGAACTTGCCAACATTGGAGAAATCGTCCAAGTCCTTTATGCGTACATGGAGGATTGAGTCATACCTTAACAATCCTGATGTCCCATTTGGGGACTCCAGTGATTATTTAGACCAGTTTGAACCAGGGGAACACGCTAACTTCATGCAGGGAAGGATGAGGTCCTCTCTTGCACTCAGGCCAACACCAGAACAACTGGAGCCAAACAGATATGTAAACACTTCTACTAGTGTTGGCCCCTATGCAGCTCACAATAATGCTTTGCATTACTCATCCATGCAATGGAATCCAACAGGAGCAGTTGACAATAGACTAAAAAATGAAGCACTTATGTTTCAGAGACAAAGTGTGCTGCTTTCAAATGATTTCCCCAACAATGCAGGCTATGATGCAGGTAGAAACTCTTACCATTCATATGCCAACCTAGGCCAAGCTAGAGGCGGACAGATAATCACAAACCCTAATATTCTCAGTGACAGTTGGGGCAAAAGGCATAGTGTGGCAGATCCAAGATCAAGCACACACGAATCATCAAATCACATGTATGGTGCTTTTGCAAGGATGCAAGTAGACCAAAGCAATGCGGGGATGAATGCACAGAGCGCAGGGCATGGGTCAAATCTGACTGAAGATCAGAGATCTATCTCCCATCATGATGTCAAGAGCATGACAAGCACAAAAAGTCCCAGTGGTAACATTTGGCATGAGCCACTGGCCAGGACTATGTCTGCAGCAATCCTGGATGTGAAAAGCAAGGATTTGACAGATAAATCTAACCGCACGGGCTCTTCCCCGTTACTGAAAATGAGCTCTAAGAAAACCACGTCTTTGCTGAAAATACCAGAGAAAAAAGAGGATTCTGTTAggaacacaaaaacaccaagTCTCACGTCGGCGGACAGCTCGGACACCATAACTGCTGAGGATGAGGAGAAAACGTCAGTTGTAGAACAAAGACACCCACAAAAGACAAGCATTCCTGTCAGGTCCCAGTCTGAGCACCAGAGGAACAAGGTGGAGGATCTAAAATCATCTAAACCACAATTCCAAACTGAGGAACAGCAACAGACTCTGCAGAGCTCTTTCCCCAAAACCACCACACAGAAGAAACCCAGCGTTCTTGACAAAAACGTGAGACCTGGATTTAACGCAGGCAGCTGGAGCAAAGAGCGAGGAGCTGAGAATCGCCTGTACAGCCGATTTGAGCCTTTCTGCTCCTTTGAAAAGAAAGTCCCTTCAAACAGCTTCAGAAACAAACACTCTCAGGAGAAATCCAAAAGCCTTCCTAAAAGCGAGGTGGCTATTGAGCACAACATCACCCGGGCTGCCAGAGGGCACCATGAAAATAAGCTGGAGAAATTCTTTCAAAGAATGGGAAATCTTATACACAAGAACAAGTAG